Proteins from a single region of Styela clava chromosome 1, kaStyClav1.hap1.2, whole genome shotgun sequence:
- the LOC120347695 gene encoding fatty acid-binding protein, brain-like, whose product MGILLQNFVDSAILLKSIEIYIYLIMSSKLFGKWKLSKSHNFDEYMKKVGVDAATRKIASVISSTTKILDEGNNQVRIKTKSTFKSANVVFPIGEEIDEHTMDDRDCKTVVTWDGESKLIEIQKWKDQTGDRQLKMEWAYEDEKMILRMECDGIKAERHHTRTKSKKDKIN is encoded by the exons ATGGGAATTTTGTTGCAGAATTTTGTAGATAGTGCAATATTATTGAAATCTAtagagatatatatatatttgataatgtCATCTAAACTATTCGGAAAATGGAAGTTATCTAAAAGCCACAATTTTGACGAATATATGAAAAAAGTGG GTGTGGATGCGGCAACAAGAAAAATAGCATCGGTTATATCTTCGACTACAAAAATATTAGACGAAGGCAATAACCAggtacgaatcaaaacaaaaagtaCGTTCAAGAGTGCAAATGTTGTGTTTCCAATAGGAGAGGAAATAGATGAGCATACTATGGATGATCGTGATTGTAAG ACAGTTGTGACTTGGGACGGAGAAAGCAAATtgattgaaattcaaaaatggAAAGACCAAACAGGCGACAGGCAATTAAAAATGGAATGGGCATACGAAGACGAAAAAATGATACTT AGAATGGAATGCGACGGAATTAAAGCCGAACGACATCATACACGAACCAAAagtaaaaaagataaaatcaaCTAA
- the LOC120342923 gene encoding uncharacterized protein LOC120342923 translates to MTFFPGEDVYYEHSGCKITGIKCKYDGTVSISEDYDCDITSTTPSTTTSTQKTSPTTPPTQRPGCHHDGIFYNPGELILEYQQKEVCVKTTCELNGVKKDERIGDC, encoded by the exons ATGACATTTTTTCCTG GTGAAGATGTGTATTACGAACATAGCGGTTGCAAAATTACGGGaattaaatgtaaatatgaCGGCACAGTCTCAATATCTGAAGACTATGATTGCGACATTACCAGTACTACGCCAAGTACAACAACTTCTACGCAAAAGACATCACCTACAACTCCGCCAACACAAAGGCCAGGATGTCACCATGACGGGATATTTTATAATCCAG GCGAACTTATCCTGGAATACCAACAGAAAGAAGTTTGCGTCAAAACAACTTGTGAATTGAATGGTGTAAAGAAAGACGAAAGAATCGGAGATTGTTAA